One Streptomyces sp. NBC_01217 genomic region harbors:
- a CDS encoding ADP-ribosylglycohydrolase family protein, which produces MTPMRSEARTTALTLDERITGALVGAAVGDALGGPVEGRPPEQIVARHGGRISGIVGPWDGDDWRTARPIAPYHKGDGHVTDDTLMTHALVRVYGAVRDHLDAYAVADHLVPELISTPRWIPELEADALPLQRIFLAEKWIVARLHYGHVDPREAGSGNIVNCGAAMYMAPVGLVNAAHPQAAYAEALDVAGAHQSSYGREAAGVFAAAVAAACAPDATPATVVDTCLSLAKDGTRSAIEAVCEVAAEHSDFESALAPLRTAVAPFDTVGPDYRAPSLGARRPSRLHSIEELPIALGMLLAANGDYRRAVLGSVNYGRDCDSIATMSGAIAGALHGERTIPADWVKTVAEASRLDLHAPAHTLADVAREVFVRDTARRRAHESAFAALAGTP; this is translated from the coding sequence ATGACGCCCATGCGGTCCGAGGCGAGGACCACGGCACTCACACTCGATGAACGGATCACGGGAGCACTCGTCGGCGCCGCGGTCGGCGACGCTCTCGGCGGTCCGGTCGAGGGCAGGCCCCCCGAGCAGATCGTGGCCCGCCACGGCGGGCGGATCAGCGGCATCGTCGGCCCGTGGGACGGCGACGACTGGCGCACCGCCCGCCCCATCGCGCCGTACCACAAGGGCGACGGACACGTCACCGACGACACCCTGATGACCCATGCGCTGGTGCGGGTGTACGGCGCCGTGCGCGACCATCTCGACGCGTACGCGGTCGCCGACCACCTCGTACCCGAGCTGATCTCCACGCCTCGCTGGATCCCGGAGCTGGAGGCGGACGCGCTGCCGCTCCAGCGGATCTTTCTGGCCGAGAAGTGGATCGTCGCGCGGCTGCACTACGGCCACGTCGATCCGCGCGAGGCGGGCTCCGGAAACATCGTCAACTGCGGTGCGGCGATGTACATGGCACCGGTCGGCCTGGTCAACGCCGCCCATCCGCAGGCCGCGTACGCGGAGGCGCTGGATGTCGCCGGTGCCCATCAGTCCTCGTACGGCAGGGAGGCGGCCGGGGTCTTCGCGGCGGCCGTCGCCGCTGCCTGTGCCCCGGACGCGACGCCCGCCACCGTCGTCGACACCTGTCTGTCGCTCGCCAAGGACGGCACTCGGTCCGCCATCGAGGCGGTCTGCGAAGTGGCCGCAGAACACAGCGATTTCGAGTCGGCGCTGGCCCCGCTGCGTACCGCGGTCGCCCCCTTCGACACCGTCGGCCCCGACTACCGCGCCCCCTCCCTCGGCGCCCGCCGGCCGTCCCGGCTGCACTCCATCGAGGAGCTCCCGATCGCGCTCGGGATGCTGCTCGCCGCGAACGGCGACTACCGGCGCGCGGTGCTCGGCTCGGTCAACTACGGCCGGGACTGCGACTCGATCGCCACGATGAGCGGCGCGATCGCGGGCGCGCTCCACGGTGAACGGACGATCCCCGCCGACTGGGTGAAGACGGTCGCCGAGGCCAGCCGGCTCGATCTGCACGCCCCCGCGCACACCCTGGCGGACGTCGCCCGCGAGGTGTTCGTACGGGACACGGCCCGGCGGCGCGCGCACGAGTCGGCGTTCGCCGCGCTGGCGGGCACGCCGTGA
- a CDS encoding ADP-ribosylglycohydrolase family protein, translating to MSAARGAQHGSHPDAPAARLRTRPAPGRRARIEGLLLGLASGDAAGWPAARHRAARMPEWTRRLTRELDTFAEQNATTTLPVPIALNQPPEPLRLGPSDDAEWAAFAAGTVLTSAAGPLHGLSPERRVRAAIDVAWNALAAEVAAAAARAPEVESAVLPLRARISVRAGLGNLAAGLRPPATGHDNPHYFDDAACVRAAVLAVVHPADPAAAADLAEFDARYTQDGDGVHGARAMAAAVAEALGGADVDTAVNAALAQLPDGTEIARNAAHAVRIARDFVGETAGAFAVVPVLEHQIVDHVYSYGIAAAETVPVALALATAARGQIAQAVPAAACLSRVADSAPALAGALTGALGGICTVPDSWREACRTLAGCALPRLAGTDLIELAGLLADTEPKPTGGQFGHDIHDAHAVRGEDHGTHTR from the coding sequence ATGAGCGCCGCGCGCGGCGCTCAGCACGGCTCCCACCCGGACGCCCCGGCAGCCCGGCTCCGTACCCGTCCCGCCCCCGGGCGCCGGGCCCGGATCGAGGGGCTGCTGCTCGGGCTGGCCTCCGGGGACGCCGCCGGATGGCCGGCCGCGCGGCACCGGGCCGCCAGGATGCCGGAGTGGACCCGGCGCCTGACCCGGGAGCTCGACACCTTCGCCGAGCAGAACGCCACGACCACGCTGCCCGTCCCCATCGCGCTCAACCAGCCGCCCGAACCCCTGCGGCTGGGGCCCTCCGACGATGCCGAATGGGCGGCGTTCGCCGCCGGGACCGTGCTCACCTCGGCGGCCGGTCCGCTGCACGGGCTGTCCCCAGAGCGCCGGGTGCGGGCCGCCATCGACGTCGCCTGGAACGCCCTGGCGGCCGAGGTCGCAGCGGCGGCCGCCCGGGCTCCCGAGGTCGAGTCCGCGGTGCTCCCCCTGCGCGCCCGGATCTCGGTACGGGCCGGGCTCGGCAATCTCGCGGCCGGGCTGCGCCCGCCCGCCACCGGCCACGACAACCCGCACTACTTCGACGACGCGGCCTGTGTACGGGCCGCCGTGCTCGCCGTCGTCCACCCCGCGGACCCCGCCGCGGCCGCCGACCTCGCCGAGTTCGACGCCCGCTACACCCAGGACGGCGACGGGGTGCACGGCGCCCGGGCGATGGCGGCCGCGGTCGCCGAGGCGCTGGGCGGTGCGGACGTGGACACCGCGGTGAACGCCGCGCTCGCCCAGCTCCCCGACGGTACGGAGATCGCCCGCAACGCCGCCCACGCCGTCCGGATCGCCCGTGACTTCGTCGGCGAGACGGCGGGCGCGTTCGCCGTCGTACCGGTGCTGGAGCATCAGATCGTCGACCATGTCTACAGCTACGGGATCGCCGCCGCCGAGACCGTTCCGGTCGCCCTCGCCCTGGCCACCGCGGCCCGCGGTCAGATCGCCCAGGCCGTTCCCGCGGCGGCCTGCCTGTCGCGGGTGGCCGACTCGGCGCCCGCCCTGGCCGGTGCGCTGACCGGCGCGCTCGGCGGAATCTGCACCGTCCCCGACAGCTGGCGCGAGGCCTGCCGCACCCTGGCCGGATGCGCGCTGCCCCGTCTCGCGGGGACCGATCTCATCGAACTCGCCGGGCTGCTGGCAGACACGGAACCGAAGCCCACGGGTGGACAATTCGGGCATGACATCCATGACGCCCATGCGGTCCGAGGCGAGGACCACGGCACTCACACTCGATGA
- a CDS encoding ADP-ribosylglycohydrolase family protein, translated as MELTAGNPAEPRTGGTQAAVRGGAERAAVVRGDLADRARGSLLGLAVGDALGAPAENLRPSEIRRRWGRIEGFVSEDPAGTDDTEYAIFSGLLLARHGSALTVTHVERAWHLWIADLDEGPFRGAGFSERGTLENLRRGLAAPISAQHRHAWSDGLAMRAAPFGVFAAGRPDEAARLVAVDGRVSHDGEGIYGGQAVAAGVAAAMVGAGVASVIAAALSVVPMDSWTARSLRRAVAAAQHTYPDRITRERAVRSAVVIGGYPWTDLAPEAVGLAFGAFAAARGDFRTAVLTAVNMGRDADTTAAVAGALAGAQHGASAIPRHWGDAIGPVRGSCLPSMRGHHVLDIAELLTPEDTDEVYRGARESEGLRDTGADPASPATVVER; from the coding sequence ATGGAGTTGACTGCAGGAAATCCGGCAGAGCCGCGGACGGGCGGTACGCAGGCGGCGGTGCGGGGCGGCGCCGAGCGGGCCGCGGTGGTGCGGGGGGACCTGGCCGACCGGGCCCGCGGCTCCCTGCTCGGTCTCGCGGTCGGTGACGCGCTGGGCGCACCGGCGGAGAACCTGCGGCCCTCCGAGATCCGTCGTCGCTGGGGCCGGATCGAGGGCTTCGTGAGCGAGGACCCCGCGGGTACGGACGACACGGAGTACGCGATCTTCTCCGGGCTGCTGCTCGCCCGGCACGGTTCGGCGCTGACCGTCACCCATGTGGAGCGGGCCTGGCATCTGTGGATCGCCGACCTGGACGAGGGGCCGTTCCGCGGCGCCGGGTTCAGTGAGCGCGGCACGCTGGAGAATCTGCGCCGGGGCCTCGCCGCCCCGATCTCCGCCCAGCACCGGCACGCCTGGAGCGACGGCCTGGCGATGCGGGCGGCGCCGTTCGGCGTCTTCGCGGCAGGCCGGCCGGACGAGGCGGCGCGGCTGGTCGCGGTGGACGGCCGGGTCAGCCATGACGGGGAGGGCATCTACGGCGGCCAGGCGGTGGCGGCCGGGGTCGCCGCGGCGATGGTGGGTGCGGGGGTCGCGTCGGTGATCGCCGCCGCGCTGTCCGTGGTCCCCATGGACTCCTGGACGGCGCGCTCGCTGCGGCGCGCGGTGGCGGCCGCGCAGCACACCTACCCCGACCGGATCACCAGGGAGCGCGCGGTGCGCTCCGCGGTGGTCATCGGCGGCTACCCGTGGACGGACCTGGCGCCCGAGGCGGTCGGCCTGGCCTTCGGCGCGTTCGCGGCGGCGCGCGGCGATTTCCGTACGGCGGTGCTGACCGCGGTCAACATGGGCCGCGACGCGGACACGACGGCCGCGGTGGCGGGGGCCCTGGCCGGCGCCCAGCACGGGGCGTCCGCGATTCCCCGGCACTGGGGGGACGCGATCGGCCCGGTCCGGGGCAGCTGCCTGCCGTCGATGCGGGGCCACCACGTCCTGGACATCGCGGAGTTGCTCACCCCGGAGGACACGGACGAGGTGTACAGGGGCGCGCGGGAGAGCGAGGGGCTGCGGGACACCGGCGCCGACCCCGCCTCCCCCGCAACGGTGGTGGAGCGATGA
- a CDS encoding CaiB/BaiF CoA transferase family protein, translating into MKTNTQAPLTGLRVIDLATLFAGPLSATMLGDFGAEVIKVEHPRRPDPSRGHGPAKDGIGLWWKVLGRNKRNLTLDLSSPGGRDILLRLAAETDVIIENFRPGTLERWGLGWAELHAVNPRLVLTRVTGFGQFGPYAHRPGFGTLAEAMSGFAAITGEPDGPPTLPPFGLADSIAALATAYAVMAALAGRDRTGQGQIVDMAIIEPILTVLGPQPLWYDQLGYVQPRTGNRSRNNAPRNTYRTSDGHWVAVSTSAQSIAERVMHLVGRPELIDEPWFGSGTTRAEHTDELDEAVGNWIARHTREAAVCAFEKAEAAIAPIHDIRDVMEDPQYRALDSITEVDDPELGPLRMQNVLFRLSGTPGAIRWAGRPHGADTEEILTGLGLSGPEIAALRAESVL; encoded by the coding sequence ATGAAAACGAACACACAGGCACCCCTGACCGGACTGCGGGTCATCGACCTCGCCACGCTCTTCGCGGGCCCCCTCTCCGCCACCATGCTCGGCGACTTCGGCGCCGAGGTGATCAAGGTCGAGCATCCGCGCAGGCCCGATCCCTCGCGCGGGCACGGGCCCGCCAAGGACGGCATCGGCCTGTGGTGGAAGGTGCTCGGCCGCAACAAGCGCAATCTGACCCTCGATCTGTCCAGCCCCGGTGGCCGCGACATCCTGCTCCGGCTGGCCGCCGAGACCGATGTGATCATCGAGAACTTCCGGCCCGGGACGCTGGAGCGCTGGGGCCTGGGCTGGGCGGAGCTGCACGCCGTCAACCCGCGGCTGGTGCTGACGAGGGTCACCGGCTTCGGCCAGTTCGGCCCGTACGCGCACCGCCCCGGCTTCGGCACCCTGGCCGAGGCGATGAGCGGGTTCGCCGCGATCACCGGGGAGCCGGACGGGCCGCCCACGCTGCCGCCGTTCGGGCTCGCCGACTCGATCGCGGCGCTGGCCACCGCGTACGCCGTGATGGCCGCGCTCGCCGGGCGCGACCGTACCGGGCAGGGACAAATCGTCGACATGGCGATCATCGAGCCGATCCTGACCGTGCTCGGCCCGCAGCCGCTCTGGTACGACCAGCTCGGCTACGTACAGCCGCGCACCGGCAACCGCTCCCGGAACAACGCCCCGCGCAATACGTACCGCACCTCGGACGGGCACTGGGTCGCCGTCTCCACCTCCGCGCAGTCGATCGCCGAGCGGGTCATGCATCTGGTCGGCAGACCCGAACTGATCGACGAACCCTGGTTCGGCTCCGGCACCACCCGCGCCGAGCACACCGACGAACTCGACGAGGCGGTCGGCAACTGGATCGCCCGGCACACCCGGGAGGCCGCGGTCTGCGCGTTCGAGAAGGCGGAGGCGGCGATCGCGCCCATCCACGACATCCGGGACGTGATGGAGGACCCGCAGTACCGGGCCCTGGACTCCATCACCGAGGTCGACGACCCGGAGCTGGGGCCGCTGCGGATGCAGAACGTCCTGTTCCGCCTGTCGGGGACACCGGGCGCGATCCGCTGGGCGGGCCGGCCGCACGGCGCGGACACCGAGGAGATCCTCACCGGGCTGGGCCTGTCGGGCCCGGAGATCGCCGCGCTGCGGGCGGAGAGCGTCCTGTGA
- a CDS encoding VIT1/CCC1 transporter family protein, with protein MAIIEIDAVLHEAHRDNHTHRDVNGGWLRPAVFGAMDGLVSNLALMTGVAGGAVSQQTIVITGLAGLAAGAFSMAAGEYTSVASQRELVEAELDVERRELRKHPKDEERELAALYVSRGVDSGLAREVARQLSRDPEQALEIHAREELGIDPGDLPSPLVAAVSSFGAFALGALLPVLPYLLGASALWPAVLLALAGLFACGAVVARVTARSWLYSGLRQLALGGAAAAITYGLGTLFGVAVGG; from the coding sequence GTGGCCATCATCGAGATCGACGCCGTACTGCACGAGGCGCACCGCGACAATCACACCCATCGCGATGTGAACGGTGGCTGGCTGCGTCCGGCGGTGTTCGGTGCGATGGACGGGCTGGTCTCCAACCTCGCGCTGATGACCGGCGTCGCGGGTGGTGCCGTCTCCCAGCAGACGATTGTGATCACCGGTCTGGCGGGCCTGGCCGCCGGTGCGTTCTCCATGGCGGCCGGCGAATACACCTCCGTGGCCTCGCAACGCGAGCTCGTCGAGGCGGAACTCGACGTCGAGCGCCGCGAGTTGCGCAAGCACCCCAAGGACGAGGAGCGGGAGCTCGCCGCGCTCTATGTGTCCCGTGGTGTCGATTCCGGGCTCGCCCGCGAGGTCGCCCGGCAGCTGTCGCGCGATCCGGAGCAGGCCCTGGAGATCCACGCCCGCGAGGAGCTCGGCATCGACCCGGGCGATCTGCCCTCGCCGCTCGTCGCCGCCGTGTCGTCGTTCGGCGCGTTCGCGCTGGGGGCCCTGCTGCCCGTACTGCCGTATCTGCTCGGTGCGAGCGCGCTGTGGCCGGCCGTGCTGCTCGCGCTGGCGGGGCTGTTCGCCTGCGGAGCGGTGGTGGCCAGGGTGACGGCGCGCAGCTGGCTGTACAGCGGGCTGCGCCAGCTGGCGCTGGGCGGGGCCGCTGCGGCCATCACCTACGGCCTGGGCACGCTGTTCGGCGTGGCCGTCGGTGGCTGA
- a CDS encoding thioredoxin domain-containing protein, with translation MSEKNEQGKRAARDRLVQQRERQKAREHRRRTLIVGGGLVGVLALAAVVGVIAANTGDNGGKSKTAGPVVAPSGATGKDSLAIQVGADSAPSTLTVWEDFRCPVCAQFENAFRDTIHQLESTKQVKVEYHLATIIDGNLGGSGSLRAANAAACAQGVGKFAAYHDVLYRNQPAESDDAFGDNAKLIELSGKVPGLDTPGFRSCVEDGTHDSWVQKSNKAFLSGGFQGTPTALLNGESIFPKKGNEPITAANLKKWVAEANKAKKPGTVTPAPSAS, from the coding sequence GTGAGCGAGAAGAACGAACAGGGAAAAAGGGCCGCGCGAGACCGGCTCGTCCAGCAGCGCGAGCGCCAGAAGGCGCGCGAGCACCGCAGGCGCACGCTGATCGTCGGCGGTGGCCTGGTGGGGGTGCTCGCGCTGGCCGCCGTCGTCGGCGTGATCGCCGCGAACACGGGCGACAACGGCGGCAAGAGCAAGACGGCGGGCCCCGTCGTCGCGCCGTCCGGAGCGACCGGCAAGGACAGTCTGGCCATCCAGGTCGGCGCGGACAGTGCCCCGTCCACGCTCACCGTCTGGGAGGACTTCCGCTGCCCGGTCTGCGCCCAGTTCGAGAACGCGTTCCGGGACACCATCCACCAGCTGGAAAGCACGAAACAGGTCAAGGTCGAGTACCACCTCGCCACGATCATCGACGGCAATCTCGGCGGCAGCGGTTCGCTGCGGGCGGCCAACGCCGCAGCCTGTGCACAGGGCGTCGGCAAGTTCGCCGCGTACCACGACGTCCTCTACCGCAACCAGCCGGCGGAGTCCGACGACGCCTTCGGTGACAACGCCAAGCTGATCGAGCTCTCCGGGAAGGTCCCGGGGCTCGACACGCCCGGCTTCCGCAGCTGTGTGGAAGACGGCACGCACGACAGCTGGGTCCAGAAATCCAACAAGGCGTTCCTGAGCGGCGGCTTCCAGGGCACGCCGACCGCGCTGCTCAACGGCGAGTCGATCTTCCCGAAGAAGGGGAACGAGCCCATTACCGCGGCGAATCTGAAGAAGTGGGTCGCCGAGGCCAACAAGGCCAAGAAGCCGGGCACGGTCACCCCGGCGCCGTCGGCCTCCTGA
- a CDS encoding HpcH/HpaI aldolase/citrate lyase family protein — protein sequence MTAAVPLTLLYVPGDRPEVVRKARDAGADVVIVDLEDAVAPDRKEYARAATVELLSEAAGETTVPIHVRVHTEADVLALAGLPGLAELRLPKITHAASVHHIAAVAPGVALCPLLESALGIEHAYTVAASHPQVRSIALGEADLRADLGVREDTGLDWSRSRVVVAARAAGLAPPTQSVFTDVRDLDGLRASCAHGRALGFLGRAAIHPRQLPVIERAFRPTSEEVEAAREIVEAAVTDEGALALPDGRFVDAAVVASARRTLTLARGGG from the coding sequence GTGACGGCGGCGGTCCCCCTCACCCTGCTGTACGTCCCCGGGGACCGCCCGGAGGTGGTGCGCAAGGCGCGTGACGCGGGCGCGGACGTGGTGATCGTCGATCTGGAGGACGCGGTCGCGCCGGACCGCAAGGAGTACGCACGGGCGGCCACCGTCGAGCTTTTGTCCGAGGCGGCCGGGGAGACGACCGTGCCCATCCATGTCCGGGTCCACACCGAGGCGGACGTCCTCGCCCTGGCCGGGCTGCCGGGCCTCGCCGAACTCCGGCTGCCCAAGATCACGCACGCGGCGTCCGTCCACCACATCGCCGCCGTGGCACCGGGGGTCGCACTCTGTCCCCTGCTGGAATCGGCGCTCGGCATCGAGCACGCGTACACGGTCGCCGCCTCCCATCCCCAGGTGCGCTCCATCGCCCTGGGCGAGGCGGACCTCCGGGCCGATCTGGGGGTACGGGAGGACACCGGGCTCGACTGGTCGCGCAGCCGGGTCGTGGTCGCCGCCCGCGCGGCGGGGCTCGCACCCCCCACCCAGTCGGTGTTCACGGACGTACGTGACCTGGACGGCCTGCGGGCGTCCTGCGCGCACGGCCGGGCACTGGGGTTCCTGGGCCGGGCGGCGATCCATCCCCGCCAGCTCCCGGTCATCGAGCGGGCATTCCGCCCGACGTCCGAGGAGGTCGAGGCGGCACGGGAGATCGTGGAGGCGGCCGTGACGGACGAGGGCGCGCTGGCCCTCCCGGACGGCCGTTTCGTCGACGCGGCGGTGGTCGCATCGGCCCGCCGCACGCTGACGCTGGCGCGGGGAGGGGGGTGA
- a CDS encoding ADP-ribosylglycohydrolase family protein, with amino-acid sequence MNVRVTWVQPEDLVGHELRQAAEDGRDARTVARRWYEAGGAPAPERAGASTAPAPELRALAERLLDELALLESPLAADEPTELPAIRAACPDWPAPRMDPPPVGRDRLHAAWLGRAAGCLLGKPVEKLPLTGIRALARATGNWPLTTWFTAKGLPAELAATYPWNRRSAPTSLAENIDGMPEDDDLNHPLLTLLLLRRHGPSFTTCDLARLWLDELPAGRMFTAERIAYRNLLDGIEPPHTARYRNPFREWIGAQIRADVHGWTHPGDPAAAAEQAHRDAVLTHTANGVYGAMFTAAALAEAAGGGSDVHGCLAAGLRVVPPRSRFAHAVRSGIGAARGEDGFDAVVDRLHAEYGGHHWVHVLPNAALLAAALTHADGDFSASICRAVSGGLDTDSNGATAGSLAGLLTGSPERLPDRWTTPLKNRLATSVPGFDSIGFDALAEQTHRLTLKEALRP; translated from the coding sequence GTGAACGTACGGGTGACATGGGTGCAGCCCGAGGACCTGGTCGGGCACGAGCTGCGCCAGGCGGCCGAGGACGGGCGGGACGCGCGGACCGTAGCGCGCCGGTGGTACGAGGCGGGCGGCGCCCCCGCCCCGGAGCGCGCGGGTGCGTCGACCGCTCCGGCACCGGAGCTGCGGGCGCTCGCCGAGCGGCTTCTCGACGAACTCGCCCTGCTGGAATCCCCGTTGGCGGCGGACGAGCCGACGGAGCTGCCCGCGATCCGGGCCGCCTGCCCCGACTGGCCCGCCCCGCGCATGGACCCGCCGCCGGTGGGCCGGGACCGGCTGCACGCCGCCTGGCTGGGCCGGGCCGCGGGCTGTCTGCTCGGCAAACCCGTCGAGAAACTTCCCCTCACCGGCATCCGCGCCCTGGCCCGCGCCACCGGGAACTGGCCGCTGACCACCTGGTTCACGGCTAAGGGGCTGCCCGCCGAACTGGCCGCCACCTACCCCTGGAACCGCCGCTCCGCACCCACGTCCCTGGCCGAGAACATCGACGGCATGCCGGAGGACGACGACCTCAACCACCCTTTGCTGACCCTGCTGTTGCTCCGGCGTCACGGCCCCTCCTTCACCACCTGCGACCTCGCCCGGCTCTGGCTCGACGAACTCCCGGCCGGGCGGATGTTCACCGCCGAACGGATCGCGTACCGCAATCTGCTCGACGGGATCGAGCCCCCTCACACCGCCCGGTACCGCAATCCGTTCCGGGAGTGGATCGGTGCGCAGATCCGGGCCGATGTGCATGGCTGGACGCATCCGGGCGATCCGGCGGCCGCGGCGGAACAGGCGCACCGGGACGCGGTCCTCACCCATACCGCCAACGGGGTGTACGGCGCGATGTTCACGGCCGCGGCGCTCGCCGAGGCGGCCGGTGGCGGAAGCGATGTGCACGGATGCCTGGCCGCCGGGCTGCGGGTCGTGCCGCCGCGTTCGCGGTTCGCGCACGCGGTGCGCTCCGGCATCGGGGCGGCCCGCGGCGAGGACGGCTTCGACGCGGTCGTCGACCGGCTGCACGCCGAGTACGGCGGGCACCACTGGGTCCACGTACTGCCCAATGCCGCGCTGCTCGCCGCCGCCCTCACCCATGCCGACGGCGACTTCTCCGCCTCCATCTGCCGTGCGGTCTCCGGTGGCCTGGACACCGATTCGAACGGCGCGACCGCCGGTTCGCTCGCCGGACTGCTGACCGGATCCCCGGAGCGGCTGCCCGACCGCTGGACGACCCCGCTGAAGAACCGCCTCGCCACGTCCGTCCCCGGTTTCGACTCCATCGGCTTCGACGCACTCGCCGAACAGACCCACCGGCTCACCCTCAAGGAGGCACTCCGCCCATGA
- the lgt gene encoding prolipoprotein diacylglyceryl transferase, which translates to MDLAYIPSPSTGVIDLGPIPLRGYAFCIIIGVFVAVWFGNKRWIARGGRAGTVADVAVWAVPFGLVGGRLYHVITDYQLYFSDGENWVDAFKIWQGGLGIWGAIALGAVGAWIGCRRRGIPLPAWADALAPGIAFAQAIGRWGNWFNQELYGKPTDLPWALKISEGPNRVAGTYHPTFLYESLWCIGVALLVIWADRRFRLGHGRAFALYVAAYCAGRGWIEYMRVDEAHHILGLRLNVWTALIVFVLAVTYIVISAKVRPGREEIVEPGAVEAGGVEDAEGGDAEGRDAAGDAEPDADGEAGRAEDGVADAPTKNGTAEAAKNG; encoded by the coding sequence ATGGACCTTGCCTACATTCCCAGCCCGTCGACCGGCGTGATCGATCTCGGCCCGATCCCGCTCCGCGGCTACGCGTTCTGCATCATCATCGGTGTCTTCGTCGCCGTCTGGTTCGGCAACAAGCGCTGGATCGCCCGGGGCGGCAGAGCCGGCACCGTTGCCGACGTCGCCGTCTGGGCCGTGCCCTTCGGCCTCGTCGGCGGCCGGCTCTACCACGTCATCACCGACTACCAGCTGTACTTCAGCGACGGTGAGAACTGGGTCGACGCCTTCAAGATCTGGCAGGGCGGCCTCGGCATCTGGGGCGCGATCGCGCTCGGTGCCGTCGGCGCCTGGATCGGCTGCCGCCGCCGCGGGATCCCGCTGCCCGCCTGGGCCGACGCGCTCGCCCCCGGCATCGCCTTCGCCCAGGCGATCGGTCGCTGGGGCAACTGGTTCAACCAGGAGCTGTACGGCAAGCCGACCGATCTGCCGTGGGCGCTGAAGATCAGCGAGGGCCCCAACCGGGTCGCCGGTACGTACCACCCGACGTTTCTGTACGAGTCGCTGTGGTGCATCGGCGTCGCCCTGCTGGTGATCTGGGCGGACCGCCGCTTCAGGCTCGGACACGGCCGGGCGTTCGCGCTGTACGTCGCCGCGTACTGCGCGGGTCGCGGCTGGATCGAGTACATGCGGGTCGACGAGGCCCACCACATCCTGGGCCTGCGCCTGAATGTGTGGACCGCGCTGATCGTGTTCGTGCTGGCGGTGACGTACATCGTGATCTCGGCGAAGGTACGGCCGGGGCGCGAGGAGATCGTGGAGCCGGGCGCGGTGGAAGCCGGAGGCGTCGAGGACGCGGAGGGCGGTGACGCGGAGGGCCGTGACGCCGCCGGTGACGCGGAGCCCGATGCGGACGGTGAGGCCGGGCGCGCGGAGGACGGCGTGGCGGACGCGCCGACGAAGAACGGCACCGCGGAGGCGGCGAAGAACGGCTGA
- the rbsK gene encoding ribokinase: MTGIAVLGSTNMDLVAYVARAPERGETVTGRELRTIPGGKGANQAVAAARAGGDVLMIGAVGDDEYGTLLRSGLEHAGVDTDLLHTAEGPSGTAHIVVDDLGSNSIVVIPGANGTVTSLGPGEMAAVAGADLLLLQLELPLPAVLEGARVAHAQGVRTILTPSPVQPLPSELLDCVDLLIPNEHEAAALTGASDPRAAAQILLGQVPAVVITLGSKGCLYAARGSETILFPAPEVTAVDTTGAGDTFVGTLAVALGERRSVPESLAWASSAAALCVQRPGASTSMPYRSEIDAA; encoded by the coding sequence ATGACCGGCATCGCGGTGCTCGGCAGCACCAACATGGACCTTGTCGCATACGTCGCACGGGCTCCGGAGCGCGGGGAGACCGTCACCGGACGGGAGCTGCGCACCATTCCCGGCGGCAAGGGCGCCAACCAGGCCGTCGCCGCCGCACGCGCGGGCGGCGACGTGCTGATGATCGGCGCGGTCGGCGACGACGAGTACGGCACCCTGCTGCGGTCCGGCCTGGAACACGCGGGCGTCGACACGGATCTGCTGCACACCGCGGAAGGCCCCAGCGGCACCGCGCACATCGTCGTCGACGACCTGGGCTCCAACTCCATCGTGGTGATCCCCGGCGCGAACGGCACGGTCACCTCGCTCGGCCCCGGCGAGATGGCCGCCGTGGCCGGAGCCGATCTGCTGCTCCTCCAGCTGGAGCTGCCGCTGCCCGCCGTGCTGGAGGGCGCACGGGTGGCCCACGCCCAGGGCGTACGGACGATCCTCACCCCGTCCCCCGTACAGCCCCTGCCTTCCGAACTCCTCGACTGCGTCGACCTGCTGATCCCCAACGAGCACGAGGCGGCCGCGCTCACCGGCGCCAGCGACCCCCGTGCGGCGGCGCAGATCCTGCTCGGCCAGGTCCCGGCGGTCGTCATCACCCTCGGCTCGAAGGGCTGTCTGTACGCGGCCCGGGGCAGCGAGACCATCCTCTTCCCCGCCCCCGAGGTCACCGCCGTGGACACCACCGGGGCCGGGGACACCTTCGTCGGCACGCTCGCCGTCGCCCTCGGCGAGCGGCGGTCCGTACCGGAGTCACTGGCCTGGGCGTCGTCCGCCGCCGCACTCTGCGTACAGCGGCCGGGCGCCTCGACCTCCATGCCGTACCGAAGCGAGATCGACGCCGCATGA